The genomic interval aaattgtatatttcaattaaataaatataccattttaagTAGTACAATTTTATACTATGATTTTTGTGTATATCAATTATACAGTCTTTATCAAGATATATTGTAGTAAATGTTCCATTGTATGCAACAGAAATACTgttcttatttttttgcaatgtattttaaagttattattggatgtacgtcttacccttgATTCGGTGTCGATGTAGTCATACACAGATACAGTCCTTGGCCTACTGAAGTCTCTCTCCGATGAAGACACACGCGAGGAAGGCTGTCGTCGAATGTCTTCTGGATTCGGCTGGTACATATACACCTACGGAAAAATATCTGATGAAACAATATAATGACATCCAAAGGTTTGTGTCTTAATATACTAACGAACAGTATCGTgtcattacattttatatagttttagATAAGGCAAGCAAATGGGGGTCAAACGTAAATACATTTTACGGAATTTTAATGAGGGGCATGACCAGTGCGGAACTAGTTGCATTGTTTGTACCACGAGTGCTTTACAGAGATCGTAATACAATTGTGATTTACTTTAGATTGAAATATGCTCTAATAATGCATCACTCTTACCTAAGATGTTCCTTTTTCGTTTTATATTAACTCGTATGCTCAATATTTGGAATAATAAACTCTGTAAAAACAGATGCTCATAAAAATAGGTAGGTTTTTGTGTTGAGAAAATCTTCAGCGTAAGATCActtgttaaaagaaaattataaccTCGTTTCCCCGGCTGTCGTTGATTATCTTGTGTACTTTCCATTCAACCGTTAATGTGTCCTCGCGTTTTTTCGGATACTTATCGGAGGACATACGCAGGCCGCTTTTTGTATGAAATCGACCGAACTCCTCAATG from Mya arenaria isolate MELC-2E11 chromosome 7, ASM2691426v1 carries:
- the LOC128240395 gene encoding uncharacterized protein LOC128240395, yielding MCLFSYRINIEEFGRFHTKSGLRMSSDKYPKKREDTLTVEWKVHKIINDSRGNEVYMYQPNPEDIRRQPSSRVSSSERDFSRPRTVSVYDYIDTESRCEIQRPILCPNVNRI